In Paenibacillus segetis, a single genomic region encodes these proteins:
- the uvsE gene encoding UV DNA damage repair endonuclease UvsE: MIVRFGYVAMSTVVGNASPSRTMTYKTFSGLADREAGLRRLETISTENLQNTLRLLRHNLAYGIQVYRFSSKLIPLATHQSLADWNPFEALREPFAAVGDFVKKHGMRVSFHPDHFTVLSTPRPEVLKSSIRDLEHHMAMFQAMGLHGRAKNNIHVGGAYGDKPAAGQRFIEVVRSLSESMKQQLTFENDDKTFNAPETLAICETLGIPMVLDIHHQWVNNVGEDPVELWPRILKTWRTRAAQADSPEDDPLPPKIHASSPKSASDPRGHADYVIAGPLLHFLRQIAPVTERVDVMLEAKLKDGALFALMSDLAKYGGDGVEIIGEASVRITP; encoded by the coding sequence ATGATTGTTCGCTTCGGATATGTCGCGATGTCAACCGTCGTGGGGAATGCTTCACCTTCTAGAACAATGACGTATAAGACGTTCAGCGGACTGGCTGACCGGGAAGCTGGACTTCGTCGTCTTGAGACTATATCCACGGAGAATTTGCAGAATACGTTGCGACTACTGAGGCACAATCTGGCCTATGGGATTCAGGTTTATCGATTCTCATCCAAGCTTATACCGTTAGCAACACATCAATCCCTTGCGGATTGGAACCCATTTGAGGCTCTTAGAGAGCCTTTTGCTGCTGTGGGTGATTTCGTTAAGAAGCATGGGATGCGTGTCTCTTTTCATCCAGATCATTTCACGGTACTCAGTACTCCGCGTCCTGAGGTGCTGAAGAGCTCAATTCGAGATTTGGAGCATCATATGGCTATGTTTCAGGCGATGGGTCTTCATGGACGGGCCAAGAACAACATCCATGTTGGTGGGGCATATGGAGACAAGCCTGCTGCCGGACAACGGTTCATTGAAGTTGTGCGGAGCCTTTCAGAGAGCATGAAGCAACAGCTTACCTTTGAGAATGATGATAAAACATTTAATGCTCCAGAGACATTAGCAATATGTGAAACCTTAGGAATACCTATGGTACTCGACATTCATCATCAATGGGTAAACAACGTAGGTGAGGATCCGGTTGAACTGTGGCCGAGGATCCTTAAGACTTGGAGAACGCGGGCGGCGCAGGCTGATTCACCAGAGGATGATCCCTTACCACCGAAAATCCATGCATCTAGTCCCAAAAGTGCAAGTGATCCACGTGGACATGCGGATTACGTTATCGCTGGACCATTGCTTCATTTTCTGCGACAGATTGCTCCTGTAACTGAACGGGTGGATGTTATGTTAGAAGCCAAGCTGAAGGATGGAGCCTTGTTCGCACTGATGTCGGACCTCGCGAAATACGGCGGAGATGGAGTAGAAATTATTGGCGAAGCAAGTGTACGAATTACTCCGTAA
- a CDS encoding inositol monophosphatase family protein, whose translation MKPLESQSKIPYVVGSKSPTAVAINSASKAGEWIKSRLGLVKELNTKVSAQDLVTDVDKGAEAMIRKLILTHFPDHEILGEEGVAPGAAASVEALTQASRSDYLWIVDPIDGTTNFVHGFPYFCVSIALAYKGEVIIGVIYDPIRDELFVAEKGKGAYIHGKKSVVSEESSLEDSILAVGFNPDRDYALPVNMKGITALSGEVRSLRAAGSAALHLAYVATGRLSGYYEVGLNVWDVAAGVLLVTESGGKVSDTVGNSYHLGVRNLVATNGKIHDELLESLKVADATGL comes from the coding sequence GTGAAACCATTGGAATCCCAATCAAAAATTCCTTATGTGGTGGGAAGTAAAAGTCCGACGGCCGTAGCGATTAACAGTGCGTCCAAAGCGGGTGAATGGATTAAGAGTAGACTTGGATTGGTTAAAGAATTGAACACGAAAGTTTCCGCACAAGACTTGGTTACGGATGTGGACAAGGGCGCGGAAGCGATGATTCGTAAGTTGATCCTTACTCATTTCCCAGATCACGAAATTTTGGGAGAAGAAGGGGTGGCACCAGGGGCAGCGGCTTCAGTTGAGGCGTTGACACAGGCGAGCCGTTCTGACTATCTATGGATTGTCGACCCGATTGACGGAACGACGAATTTCGTTCATGGATTTCCTTATTTCTGTGTATCGATCGCTCTGGCGTATAAAGGTGAGGTTATTATTGGAGTGATTTACGACCCGATTCGGGACGAACTATTCGTTGCTGAGAAGGGCAAGGGTGCCTATATTCATGGCAAAAAGTCCGTAGTATCCGAAGAAAGCAGCCTGGAGGATAGTATCCTTGCGGTTGGGTTTAATCCTGATCGAGATTATGCCCTTCCGGTAAATATGAAAGGAATCACGGCTCTGTCAGGAGAGGTTCGTAGTCTTCGTGCAGCGGGGTCAGCTGCTCTCCATCTAGCTTATGTGGCAACGGGTCGACTTAGTGGGTATTATGAAGTAGGACTGAACGTTTGGGATGTTGCCGCAGGTGTTCTACTTGTAACAGAATCCGGTGGTAAGGTAAGTGATACCGTAGGGAACTCCTATCATCTGGGAGTCCGTAATCTTGTCGCAACCAATGGAAAGATACACGATGAACTATTGGAATCACTAAAAGTGGCGGATGCAACAGGATTATAG